The following are from one region of the Actinoplanes sp. L3-i22 genome:
- a CDS encoding phosphoribosyltransferase, which produces MIFRDRAEAGRLLADRVAAAVDGPALVLALPRGGLPVAAPIAERLGGGLDIVVARKLGAPAHPEFGVGAIAEDGPPVYDQGNLRYAGVTEEDLAATLVAERAELGRRVRRYRGGRPAPPVTGRAVVLVDDGLATGVTAHAALRWIRGRDPARVLLAVPVCAPEARDRLAPETDGVVCLSAPPGFGAVGRWYQDFAQLTDEDVDLVLKRFHHALK; this is translated from the coding sequence ATGATCTTCCGAGATCGCGCCGAGGCCGGCCGCCTGCTGGCCGACCGGGTCGCGGCGGCCGTGGACGGCCCCGCGCTGGTGCTGGCCCTGCCCCGGGGCGGGCTCCCGGTCGCGGCGCCGATCGCCGAGCGGCTCGGCGGCGGCCTGGACATCGTCGTCGCCCGCAAGCTGGGCGCGCCGGCGCACCCGGAGTTCGGCGTCGGCGCGATCGCGGAGGACGGGCCGCCCGTCTACGACCAGGGCAATCTGCGGTATGCCGGGGTCACCGAGGAGGATCTGGCGGCGACCCTGGTGGCCGAGCGGGCCGAGCTCGGCCGGCGGGTGCGCCGCTATCGGGGCGGCCGCCCGGCCCCGCCGGTGACCGGCCGGGCCGTCGTCCTGGTCGACGACGGCCTGGCCACCGGGGTGACCGCGCACGCCGCGCTGCGCTGGATCCGCGGGCGCGATCCGGCCCGGGTGCTGCTCGCCGTCCCGGTCTGCGCGCCGGAGGCCCGGGACCGGCTCGCGCCGGAGACCGACGGGGTGGTCTGTCTGAGCGCGCCGCCCGGGTTCGGCGCGGTGGGCCGCTGGTACCAGGACTTCGCCCAGCTCACCGACGAGGACGTGGACCTCGTCCTGAAGCGATTTCACCATGCGTTGAAATAG
- a CDS encoding STAS domain-containing protein: MPDDAPLTVYVRRLSLDSAIVHLRGEVDVDTTGVLATALEHAIRTYRLVVLDLCGVTFFGAAGANAIAVARARGEARGHRLELDGAHGTARDVLLIAGLGPMLRISG; encoded by the coding sequence GTGCCCGATGACGCCCCGCTGACCGTGTATGTGCGCCGGCTCAGCCTCGACTCCGCGATCGTCCACCTGCGGGGCGAGGTCGACGTGGACACCACGGGCGTGCTCGCCACCGCGCTGGAGCACGCGATCCGTACGTACCGTCTCGTCGTCCTTGATCTTTGTGGGGTGACCTTTTTCGGCGCGGCGGGCGCGAATGCGATCGCGGTCGCCCGGGCGCGTGGCGAGGCGCGGGGCCATCGGCTGGAGCTGGACGGGGCGCACGGCACGGCCCGGGACGTGCTCCTGATCGCCGGGCTCGGGCCCATGCTGCGAATCTCCGGGTGA
- a CDS encoding GAF and ANTAR domain-containing protein, with amino-acid sequence MAADPMDPTAAFHELGRINLGETDLEGVMATVAELAKRTVPGAYEVSVTLIRDRGPHTVASTGAAADHIDKWQYERGSGPCLDACRARSTLSVDDVSAERRWPGWDENAGVVGVNSALSVGLPIRERVAGALNIYATSPRAFDEEAVVLAETFASYAAVALANAHLYDTTVTLAQHMQTAMESRAVIEQAKGIIMSQRRCSADEAFTILSRASQESNRKLREVAADLVDRAQRGPAGG; translated from the coding sequence ATGGCAGCCGATCCGATGGACCCCACCGCCGCCTTCCACGAGCTCGGCCGGATCAACCTCGGCGAGACCGACCTGGAAGGCGTCATGGCCACCGTGGCCGAGCTCGCGAAACGGACCGTGCCCGGCGCCTACGAGGTCTCGGTCACGCTGATCCGCGACCGCGGCCCGCACACCGTCGCCAGCACCGGCGCGGCCGCCGACCACATCGACAAGTGGCAGTACGAACGCGGCTCCGGCCCCTGCCTGGACGCCTGCCGCGCCCGCTCGACCCTGTCCGTCGACGACGTCAGCGCGGAACGCCGCTGGCCCGGCTGGGACGAGAACGCCGGCGTCGTCGGCGTGAACAGCGCACTCAGCGTCGGCCTGCCGATCCGCGAGCGGGTCGCCGGCGCGCTCAACATCTACGCCACGTCGCCGCGCGCGTTCGACGAGGAGGCGGTCGTGCTGGCCGAGACGTTCGCGAGCTACGCCGCGGTGGCGCTGGCGAACGCGCACCTCTACGACACGACGGTCACGCTGGCCCAGCACATGCAGACCGCGATGGAAAGCCGGGCGGTGATCGAGCAGGCCAAGGGCATCATCATGAGCCAGCGGCGGTGCTCGGCGGACGAGGCGTTCACGATCCTGTCCCGCGCGTCCCAGGAGTCCAACCGCAAACTCCGCGAGGTGGCGGCGGACCTGGTGGACCGGGCCCAGCGCGGCCCGGCCGGCGGGTAG
- a CDS encoding jacalin-like lectin, producing MIQVQEDFNYHAYLYAADAHAYRTATSGGAGIGSGLNTLSSYAYDTDDFERAGWNSCQLDSGDCLTPKGFTFMRVRLAEGVYVDFYNLHTNAGTNDGDLASRADNLSQLTTFIGSHSNGNAVVVMGDTNTRYTRSGDTIADFVANNGLTDTWVKLKRAGVPPVKGTDALLCDESAITDTCEVVDKVLYRSSKFITLNATAYHNEHASFLTSDGLMLSDHDPISAGFSWTTNAAYQFSEQFGGPHGNYFNDIDTVTTPASISLRAGSRVDRIGTHGGTGGTLKSLTLGSTEYVTSAYLCRGSYNSQTRIFYAKFTTNLGNTLAGGTTTSDCVTRTAPTGWQIAGFHGRSGDEVDKIGFIYTKR from the coding sequence CCAGCGGCGGGGCCGGCATCGGCTCCGGGCTCAACACGCTCTCGTCGTACGCCTACGACACCGACGACTTCGAGCGGGCCGGCTGGAACTCCTGCCAGCTCGACTCCGGTGACTGCCTGACCCCCAAGGGCTTCACGTTCATGCGGGTCCGGCTGGCCGAAGGCGTCTACGTCGACTTCTACAACCTGCACACCAACGCCGGCACCAACGACGGCGACCTGGCGTCCCGGGCCGACAACCTGAGCCAGCTGACCACGTTCATCGGCAGCCACTCGAACGGCAACGCGGTCGTCGTGATGGGCGACACCAACACCCGCTACACCCGCAGCGGCGACACGATCGCCGACTTCGTCGCGAACAACGGGCTCACCGACACCTGGGTCAAGCTCAAGCGCGCCGGCGTGCCCCCGGTGAAGGGGACCGACGCGCTGCTCTGCGACGAGTCCGCGATCACCGACACCTGCGAGGTGGTGGACAAGGTCCTCTACCGCAGCAGCAAGTTCATCACGCTGAACGCGACCGCGTACCACAACGAGCACGCGTCGTTCCTGACCAGCGACGGGCTGATGCTCAGCGACCACGACCCGATCAGCGCCGGGTTCTCCTGGACGACCAACGCGGCGTACCAGTTCAGCGAGCAGTTCGGCGGGCCGCACGGCAACTACTTCAACGACATCGACACGGTCACCACCCCGGCCTCGATCAGCCTGCGGGCGGGCAGCCGGGTCGACCGGATCGGCACCCACGGCGGCACCGGCGGCACGCTCAAGTCGCTGACGCTGGGCAGCACCGAGTACGTGACCAGCGCGTATCTGTGCCGCGGAAGCTACAACTCGCAAACCCGGATCTTCTACGCCAAGTTCACCACCAACCTCGGCAACACCCTGGCCGGCGGGACCACCACGTCGGACTGCGTCACCCGGACCGCCCCGACCGGCTGGCAGATCGCCGGCTTCCACGGCCGCTCCGGCGACGAGGTCGACAAGATCGGGTTCATCTACACCAAGCGCTGA
- a CDS encoding putative PEP-binding protein — translation MTDRTEKDQSGIAYGFGRHRGLLVDRNGIEEIVYGRVLLYLEKPDTDLIRGLAPRLSGVIVEEPVTPYAPEARALWSLPVPVLTGVRVDDSWLGHEVIVDFDAATTAPPPSAATDLRLHAEVSNLAEAHEAGHLADGWSPLRAEDLRALPAAERAALWRFFTESGRPLPAIRYFDEPAGGPPAASFGRRGVRVLLPDAIDHFRTIVAESPDDDPLIVLPMVSVRAEIAAFAAATKARWRLGLDIATPAAALGVADLAEDCQLIHVSTGDLAQHILVWDRTVRNDALLPPDHLPVVVMQLVEWSATVAAARSVPCRVAVDLRPSARLHDQLVSAGVREISCPAPLIRHWRHLLDRTH, via the coding sequence ATGACAGACCGGACCGAAAAAGACCAATCAGGCATTGCGTACGGCTTCGGCCGGCACCGCGGACTCCTCGTCGACCGCAACGGCATCGAGGAGATCGTCTACGGCCGTGTCCTGCTCTACCTGGAAAAACCCGACACCGACCTGATCCGCGGACTGGCCCCGCGGCTCTCCGGGGTGATCGTCGAGGAACCGGTCACGCCGTACGCGCCGGAGGCCCGCGCGCTCTGGTCGCTGCCCGTCCCGGTCCTCACCGGCGTCCGCGTCGACGACAGCTGGCTCGGCCACGAGGTGATCGTCGACTTCGACGCCGCGACCACCGCGCCGCCGCCGTCCGCCGCCACCGACCTGCGCCTGCACGCCGAAGTCTCGAACCTGGCCGAAGCCCACGAAGCCGGCCACCTCGCCGACGGCTGGTCGCCGCTGCGCGCCGAGGACCTGCGCGCCCTGCCCGCCGCCGAACGCGCCGCCCTGTGGCGCTTCTTCACCGAATCGGGCCGGCCGCTGCCGGCCATCCGGTACTTCGACGAACCGGCCGGCGGGCCGCCGGCCGCCTCCTTCGGCCGGCGCGGGGTCCGCGTGCTGCTCCCGGACGCGATCGACCATTTCCGTACGATCGTGGCCGAGTCCCCGGACGACGACCCGTTGATCGTCCTGCCGATGGTCTCGGTACGCGCCGAGATCGCCGCGTTCGCCGCCGCCACCAAGGCCCGCTGGCGCCTCGGGCTGGACATCGCCACCCCGGCCGCCGCGCTGGGCGTCGCCGACCTGGCCGAGGACTGCCAGCTGATCCACGTCAGCACCGGCGACCTGGCCCAGCACATCCTGGTCTGGGACCGGACCGTCCGCAACGACGCGCTGCTGCCGCCGGACCACCTGCCGGTCGTGGTCATGCAGCTGGTCGAGTGGTCGGCCACGGTGGCCGCGGCCCGGTCGGTCCCGTGCCGGGTCGCCGTGGATCTGCGCCCCAGCGCCCGCCTGCACGACCAGCTGGTCTCGGCCGGCGTCCGGGAGATCTCGTGCCCGGCCCCGCTGATCCGCCACTGGCGCCACCTGCTCGACCGCACCCACTGA
- a CDS encoding dienelactone hydrolase family protein, translated as MTTWTTTERIAQGEVSLEGDLTLTEHATGVVLFAHGSGSSRHSPRNQAVARELNRRGFATLLADLLTPEEDTRQQRFDIGLLADRLVGIIDWLRARPGTADMPLGLFGASTGGAAALLAAAARPDAVRTIVSRGGRPDLAGPALIEVRVPTLMIVGERDEAVLELNEEARSTMRVHAEVRIIPSATHLFEEPGALESVGEEAGEWFQAFLTPVPYKRHPALDYMASAPRWG; from the coding sequence GTGACCACCTGGACCACAACGGAACGGATCGCCCAGGGCGAGGTGAGCCTGGAGGGGGACCTCACGCTCACCGAACACGCCACGGGCGTGGTCCTGTTCGCCCACGGCAGCGGCAGTTCCCGGCACAGTCCCCGCAATCAGGCGGTGGCCCGGGAGCTGAACCGGCGCGGGTTCGCCACCCTGCTGGCCGACCTGCTCACGCCGGAGGAGGACACCCGCCAGCAGCGCTTCGACATCGGCCTGCTCGCCGACCGGCTGGTCGGCATCATCGACTGGCTGCGGGCCCGGCCGGGGACGGCGGACATGCCGCTCGGGCTCTTCGGCGCCAGCACCGGCGGGGCCGCGGCGCTGCTCGCGGCGGCGGCCCGGCCGGACGCGGTCCGGACCATCGTGTCCCGCGGCGGGCGCCCCGACCTGGCCGGGCCGGCGCTGATCGAGGTCCGGGTGCCGACCCTGATGATCGTCGGCGAACGGGACGAGGCGGTGCTGGAGCTCAACGAGGAGGCCCGCAGCACCATGCGGGTGCACGCCGAGGTGCGGATCATCCCGTCCGCGACCCACCTGTTCGAGGAGCCGGGTGCGCTCGAGTCGGTGGGGGAGGAAGCCGGCGAGTGGTTCCAGGCGTTCCTCACGCCGGTGCCGTACAAGCGGCACCCGGCCCTCGACTACATGGCCAGCGCCCCGCGCTGGGGCTGA
- a CDS encoding GAF and ANTAR domain-containing protein: MAHDPAGSAAAFAELGRIKLGETDLNGVLDRVADLARRILPGAAEVSITLVRDGAAYTPAHTGGTALRLDESQYEQDGGPCLEAAAAKSTVHVPDTAADDRWSGWPARAAASGIGSILSVGLPIVENVSGALNIYGTGPRAFDEEAIALAQTFVRYAAVALANAHLYDTTASLAQHMQAAMENRAVIEQAKGIIMGERRCSADEAFAILTKVSQDTNRKLREVAAALVERTQRG; the protein is encoded by the coding sequence ATGGCGCATGACCCGGCCGGCTCCGCCGCGGCCTTCGCGGAGCTCGGCCGGATAAAGCTCGGCGAGACCGATCTCAACGGTGTCCTGGACCGGGTGGCCGACCTGGCGCGGCGAATCCTGCCGGGGGCCGCGGAGGTCTCCATCACGCTGGTCCGGGACGGGGCCGCCTACACCCCGGCGCACACCGGCGGGACCGCGCTGCGGCTCGACGAGTCGCAGTACGAACAGGACGGCGGTCCGTGCCTGGAGGCCGCCGCCGCGAAGTCCACCGTCCACGTTCCGGACACCGCCGCCGACGACCGCTGGTCCGGGTGGCCGGCGCGCGCCGCGGCGTCCGGGATCGGCAGCATCCTCTCGGTGGGGTTGCCGATCGTGGAGAACGTCAGCGGGGCGCTGAACATCTACGGCACCGGGCCGCGCGCCTTCGACGAGGAGGCGATCGCCCTGGCTCAGACGTTCGTCCGGTACGCCGCGGTCGCGCTCGCCAACGCGCACCTCTACGACACCACCGCGTCGCTGGCCCAGCACATGCAGGCCGCGATGGAGAACCGCGCGGTGATCGAGCAGGCCAAGGGGATCATCATGGGGGAGCGGCGGTGCAGCGCGGACGAGGCGTTCGCGATCCTCACCAAGGTCTCCCAGGACACCAATCGCAAGCTGCGGGAGGTCGCGGCGGCCCTGGTGGAGCGGACCCAGCGCGGCTAG